TCAGGGCGTACAGCATCGCGTCGCCGCTTTCGCGATCCAGCGGCGGGAGTTGTTCCCAGGCCCCGTCGATCTGATAGCGAATCGCACAGGCCGACTTCGAAAAGTCCAGCAACATGTGCGTGGCTCGAGAGGCGATCGCGTGCGCAATTTGGCCACCAGCGATGGCATTGCCGGCGCCTTGGCGGGTGCTGATCAGCAACGCTTGCAGTTCGTTGTTGTCTTTGACCCGAGGAACAAATTCAACGGGAGCGACGGTTTGCCAGAGTTGGACTTCGTCGTTGGATTGCTTGGCCACTTACAGGATTCCTGGTGCTTTCACGTCGATTCCCTTGAGCGCCATCTTCAGCGCGTCCTTGTTCGGTGCGACTGCGAACGCGGTCGGCCGATCAATCAATTCGTCGTCGATCAATTTTTTCAAACTCATGGTGAAGTCTTGCATGCCGTCTTCGGCACCGATGCGAATGGCATCGGGTAGTTTGCTGTCTTGGCCTTCGAGGACCAGTTTGCGAATCATCGGCGAGAACGTCATCACTTCACAGGTGGGCACACGTGAGACGCCGGGCTTGATGCTCCGGAGCAGTTTCTGAGCGACGATGCCTTTCATGTTGAAGGCGATGGCGCTGCGGATTGCGTTGTGCATTTCTTCGGGGAACAAGTCCAGGATCCGGCCGATGCAGGTCGACGCACTCGCGGCGTGGATCGTTCCGAAGACCAAGTGACCGGTTTCGGCGGCGTGAATCGCGGTCATGAACGTTTCTTCGTCGCGAAGCTCACCCACCAGAATGATGTCGGGGTCTTCCCGCACAGCGTGCTTCATTCCAACTGAAAAGTTGACCACGTCTTGGCCGACTTCTCGTTGGTTGATCAGCGATTTGTCTTCCGTGAAAATGAATTCGATCGGGTCTTCGAGCGTCAGAATGTGTTTGCGGTAGATGCTGTTGATGTAGTTCAGCATCGAACCGATCGTCGTGCTTTTTCCCGAACCGGTGACCCCAGCGAGCAGGACCATGCCCTGGTCATAGTGGCACAGGTTTTCGATGGAATCAGGAAGGAACAGACCGCGAAAATCGGGGATGAAGTTGCTGATCCGACGGGCGACCAGGCCGATGTTGCCCAGCGATTTCAGCATGTTGATCCGGAACCGCCAGCGGACCCCGTCGACGTCGATTTGGTACGAAAAGTCAGCCCCGCCTTCTTCTTCGAAGATGACCAGGTTGCGCTCATCCATCATCGGGAGCAGCAATCGCACCATTTCTTCGGCTTCGATGGGTCCCCGGTTGAGCGGTTTGAGTTCACCACCGACCCGGACCAAGGGAGGCTGGCCGACTTTCAAGTGGAGGTCGGAACCCTCGAGTTTGACCAGGGCCCGGAAGATTTTGTCGACTTCCAGTTCCTTCTTTTCCTGGAGCAAACTGCTTTTCAGCCGCGCTGCAACCGCATCGGGTGACATATCGCGGGGGGGGCCTGCGGGAACGGATTTCGCTGCGCCGTGTGCCATACGTTTGTTCTCGCGTGACCGGGGAATGTCCGCCCGATCGGCGAAATCTCCCGTGAATCGGAGGAAGGAGGAAAAGAATCTTCAGGTGGAGCTCAGGCCCTAGCTTAGTCGATCGAGGCCAATTGTCGAAAGACAAGCCAGATGTTTGTAGGATGTCCCTGGGTGGTTTTCCACTGGGCCCCGGTGGATCTCCCCTGCGTCCCGTGCTTGCGTCTTCTGACACGCTTCCTCTTCCCTCGTCTTTCTCAAGGCAAGCCTTCGAT
Above is a window of Rhodopirellula islandica DNA encoding:
- a CDS encoding type IV pilus twitching motility protein PilT, whose protein sequence is MAHGAAKSVPAGPPRDMSPDAVAARLKSSLLQEKKELEVDKIFRALVKLEGSDLHLKVGQPPLVRVGGELKPLNRGPIEAEEMVRLLLPMMDERNLVIFEEEGGADFSYQIDVDGVRWRFRINMLKSLGNIGLVARRISNFIPDFRGLFLPDSIENLCHYDQGMVLLAGVTGSGKSTTIGSMLNYINSIYRKHILTLEDPIEFIFTEDKSLINQREVGQDVVNFSVGMKHAVREDPDIILVGELRDEETFMTAIHAAETGHLVFGTIHAASASTCIGRILDLFPEEMHNAIRSAIAFNMKGIVAQKLLRSIKPGVSRVPTCEVMTFSPMIRKLVLEGQDSKLPDAIRIGAEDGMQDFTMSLKKLIDDELIDRPTAFAVAPNKDALKMALKGIDVKAPGIL